One window from the genome of Cyclobacterium amurskyense encodes:
- a CDS encoding cbb3-type cytochrome c oxidase N-terminal domain-containing protein, with protein sequence MKTFKLIGATLMCLLMAVPGFAQETETSFLAQMQQMDSNTLLLLAIIIVVLLVIVIIIGVMVYMLSFLMTVLRKENPALAAEPSWWESFKTKYVVGKYRPIEEEKDIQLNHSYDGIVELDNFMPPWLKYVFYLTIFSAVVYFLNYSVLGIGQTQIEEYEASLEQAALEAEARGAMMLTSIDETNVEVDMSAPGLAAGKELFTGNCAACHAMDGGGGVGPNLTDEYWLHGGDIKSIFKVVKYGVIEKGMIPWQDQLGPEEMQQVSSYILSLQGTSPANPKDPQGEKFEPTIEQPVDALVEEELGVEPAE encoded by the coding sequence ATGAAAACGTTTAAACTGATTGGAGCCACCCTGATGTGTTTGTTGATGGCAGTTCCTGGCTTTGCTCAGGAAACGGAAACAAGCTTTTTAGCACAAATGCAACAAATGGACAGTAATACATTGCTTTTACTCGCCATTATTATAGTTGTTTTACTAGTTATTGTCATCATCATAGGAGTGATGGTTTATATGTTGTCATTTTTAATGACGGTTCTAAGAAAGGAAAATCCAGCCCTCGCAGCAGAGCCTTCCTGGTGGGAATCTTTCAAGACTAAATATGTGGTAGGGAAATATAGGCCGATCGAGGAAGAAAAAGACATTCAGCTAAATCATAGTTATGATGGGATTGTGGAGCTTGATAACTTTATGCCTCCTTGGTTAAAGTACGTGTTTTACCTGACCATTTTCTCCGCTGTTGTATATTTCCTTAATTATTCTGTGCTTGGAATTGGTCAGACTCAAATAGAAGAATATGAAGCCTCCCTAGAACAAGCAGCCCTAGAAGCAGAAGCAAGAGGAGCCATGATGCTGACTTCTATTGATGAAACCAATGTGGAAGTTGATATGTCAGCTCCTGGTTTAGCTGCAGGTAAGGAACTGTTTACAGGCAATTGCGCCGCATGCCATGCCATGGATGGTGGTGGTGGAGTAGGTCCAAACCTCACAGATGAATACTGGCTTCACGGTGGAGACATCAAAAGTATTTTTAAAGTAGTGAAGTATGGTGTAATTGAAAAAGGTATGATACCTTGGCAAGACCAGTTAGGTCCTGAGGAAATGCAACAAGTATCCAGTTATATACTTTCTTTGCAAGGTACCTCACCAGCAAATCCTAAGGATCCTCAAGGCGAGAAATTCGAACCAACTATAGAACAACCTGTAGATGCATTGGTGGAGGAAGAATTGGGTGTAGAACCTGCGGAGTAA
- a CDS encoding Cbb3-type cytochrome oxidase component FixQ, translated as MKKDILSSMENIEIYPIISLLIFVIFFIGMFWWVLQVDRSYVDHMKEMPLNDEPQNDKSNENV; from the coding sequence ATGAAAAAAGATATTTTAAGCTCAATGGAAAATATTGAGATCTACCCCATCATTTCCTTATTGATATTTGTAATTTTCTTTATCGGAATGTTTTGGTGGGTCCTACAGGTAGATAGAAGCTATGTGGACCACATGAAAGAAATGCCACTCAATGATGAACCTCAAAACGATAAGTCTAATGAAAACGTTTAA
- the ccoN gene encoding cytochrome-c oxidase, cbb3-type subunit I, translating to MSGTTLEKFSYDNKIVKFFGAATMIWGLAGMLIGLLAATQLFLPEANLGNPYTTFGRIRPLHTNAVIFAFVGNAIFAGVYYSMPRLLKAPMWNKTLSWIHFWGWQAIILSAVITLPLGLTSSKEYAELEWPIDIAITIIWVAFGANMIGTLIKRREKHMYVAIWFYLASFVTVAVLHIFNSLALPVSLFKSYSAYAGVQDALVQWWYGHNAVAFFLTTPFLGLMYYYLPKAANRPVFSYKLSIVHFWSLIFLYIWAGPHHLLYTALPEWAQVLGVAFSIMLLAPSWGGMVNGLLTLRGAWDKVRVDPVLKFMVVAVTAYGMATFEGPLLSIKSVNAIAHYTDWIVAHVHIGGLGWNGFLTFSMLYWLWPRMWRTKLFSVKLANTHFWLGTLGILFYALPMYVAALTQSLMWKEFADTGRLAYPNFLETVIQIVPMYMLRAFGGLLYLSGAILMVYNLVKTAAAGSFLEEEEDEAPALAKHVPEKQEFWHRAWERKPVFFTILATIAILIGGIVEIIPTILVKSNVPTISSVQPYTPLELQGRDLYISNGCVGCHSQMIRPFRFETERYGEYSKAGEFVYDRPFLWGSKRTGPDLHRVGGKYPDSWHYHHMVNPRDMSPGSLMPPYPWMTTNIMDHSNIGAKIRTMQKLGVPYAEGYDVKAIEDLQSQAQEIANGLKESGIEVLPDTEIIALIAYLQRLGTDIKNGSSGNQ from the coding sequence ATGTCAGGAACGACACTTGAAAAGTTTAGTTACGATAACAAGATCGTAAAATTCTTCGGCGCAGCCACCATGATATGGGGATTGGCTGGTATGCTGATAGGGTTGCTTGCTGCCACCCAGCTATTCTTACCCGAAGCAAATTTGGGCAATCCTTATACGACCTTTGGCCGGATAAGGCCGCTTCATACGAATGCGGTAATATTTGCCTTCGTAGGAAATGCCATATTTGCTGGCGTGTATTATTCTATGCCACGACTCCTAAAGGCTCCAATGTGGAATAAAACCCTAAGTTGGATACATTTTTGGGGATGGCAGGCCATTATACTTTCTGCGGTCATTACCCTTCCATTGGGTTTGACTTCCTCTAAGGAGTATGCGGAACTTGAATGGCCAATTGACATTGCTATTACCATAATATGGGTAGCATTCGGAGCCAATATGATTGGAACGCTGATTAAGCGACGTGAAAAGCACATGTATGTGGCCATTTGGTTTTACTTGGCCTCCTTCGTAACGGTAGCGGTTTTGCACATTTTCAATTCCCTCGCTTTACCAGTGTCTTTATTTAAAAGTTATTCTGCTTACGCTGGTGTACAGGATGCATTGGTGCAATGGTGGTATGGTCACAATGCGGTTGCATTTTTCCTCACCACACCTTTTCTAGGTTTGATGTACTATTATTTGCCGAAAGCAGCAAATAGACCTGTATTCTCCTATAAGCTTTCGATCGTACACTTCTGGTCTTTGATATTCTTATATATCTGGGCAGGACCACACCATTTGCTTTACACAGCATTACCTGAATGGGCTCAGGTTTTAGGTGTTGCTTTTTCCATCATGTTGCTTGCCCCAAGTTGGGGTGGAATGGTTAATGGACTGCTTACGCTTAGAGGAGCTTGGGACAAAGTAAGGGTAGACCCTGTTTTGAAATTCATGGTGGTAGCTGTAACGGCATACGGTATGGCTACGTTTGAAGGACCGCTACTTTCTATTAAAAGTGTAAACGCCATTGCCCACTATACTGACTGGATAGTTGCCCACGTGCATATTGGCGGATTAGGTTGGAACGGATTCTTGACTTTCTCTATGTTGTATTGGTTATGGCCAAGAATGTGGAGAACGAAATTATTCTCAGTTAAATTGGCCAATACTCACTTTTGGTTGGGTACATTAGGTATACTATTTTATGCCTTACCAATGTATGTGGCTGCGCTGACACAAAGTTTGATGTGGAAAGAATTTGCAGACACAGGACGTTTGGCTTACCCTAACTTCCTTGAGACTGTTATTCAAATTGTTCCAATGTACATGCTTCGTGCATTTGGTGGACTACTTTACCTAAGTGGTGCGATATTGATGGTTTATAACTTGGTTAAAACAGCTGCCGCAGGGTCCTTCCTTGAAGAAGAAGAGGATGAAGCACCAGCTTTGGCCAAACATGTTCCAGAAAAGCAAGAATTTTGGCACAGGGCATGGGAGAGAAAGCCTGTCTTTTTCACCATATTGGCAACCATAGCCATTTTGATTGGTGGTATAGTAGAAATCATCCCTACCATTCTAGTGAAGTCCAATGTACCTACAATTAGTAGTGTGCAGCCTTATACTCCTCTGGAGTTGCAGGGTAGGGACTTATACATTTCCAATGGTTGCGTTGGTTGTCACTCTCAAATGATCCGTCCTTTTAGGTTTGAGACAGAACGCTATGGAGAATATTCTAAGGCAGGAGAATTTGTTTATGATAGACCATTTTTGTGGGGATCTAAACGAACTGGTCCAGATTTGCATAGAGTAGGGGGGAAATATCCAGATAGCTGGCATTACCACCACATGGTGAATCCTAGAGACATGTCTCCAGGTTCCTTGATGCCTCCTTATCCATGGATGACTACCAATATCATGGATCATAGCAATATTGGAGCTAAAATTCGAACCATGCAAAAGTTAGGAGTACCGTATGCAGAAGGCTATGATGTAAAAGCAATAGAAGATCTTCAAAGTCAGGCACAGGAGATAGCAAATGGCTTGAAGGAATCTGGTATTGAAGTATTGCCAGATACGGAGATTATTGCTTTGATAGCTTACCTACAACGACTAGGTACAGATATTAAAAATGGTTCTTCTGGAAACCAATAA
- the ccoS gene encoding cbb3-type cytochrome oxidase assembly protein CcoS, with product MEVIFILIGVSLLMAGGFLWLFFKAMKGGQFDDQHTPAIRILFDQKTKNKANKKPPKKKK from the coding sequence ATGGAAGTAATCTTTATTCTGATAGGAGTGAGTTTATTAATGGCTGGAGGGTTTTTATGGCTTTTTTTCAAAGCGATGAAAGGCGGTCAGTTTGATGATCAACACACCCCTGCGATCAGAATACTATTTGACCAAAAAACAAAAAATAAAGCGAACAAAAAACCACCTAAAAAAAAGAAGTGA
- a CDS encoding heavy metal translocating P-type ATPase, translated as MQEMPSKTEKTKTICCYHCGESCDDELLKRDERSFCCTGCLTVYEVLNENNLCDYYDIEAAPGTNQKKQIVRENQFDYLDDVDVFNRLIDFKDEEQVHVTFYLPMIHCASCIWLLENLYKLNPAITYARVDFIKKKVQIKYQRKETNLKSVVSLLSNIGYEPSINLSDIEEKISKKYNKKLIYQLAVAGFCFGNMMFFSLPEYFSEAELLGTGFKNLFNYLNILLALPVVFYSATDYFRSAWIAIKNRSVNMDVPIALGIISLFTYSLFEIFISGQEGYLDTLGGLLFFLLIGKYYQQKTFDTLSFDRDYKSYFPIAITKMVKDLEEVIPLIKLNVGDIIKVRNEELVPADSLLLVPEASIDYSFVTGEEIPVPVKKGDLVYAGGRQKGAAITLAVQKSPSQGYLTDLWNHETFSKSEQEDSLASLSNRISGKFTFTVLFIAFGALIYWSFNDFSMGIKAFTSVLIITCPCALAMSTPFTLGNVMRIFGKGGFYLKNTQVIEKLAKIDTLVFDKTGTLTAPSKATVSYHGESLTDESKGMIKALVNFSNHPLSKRINQWLDKVKPVVLENVEEISGKGLTAKYKSKTISMGSALFLGLGDESKVVNKGNEVHLVIDGMHWGVFSIASGVREGIEKMIPDLTETYDVELLSGDNNQEEKYLKEVLGSKVAMYFQQSPKSKLSHIRAIQEQGKHVLMVGDGLNDAGALKAGEVGIAVTDNISHFSPASDAVLDGEKLNLLPQYLNFAKTGRRIIKASFGLSFTYNAVGIFFAVQGLVSPVLCAVLMPASSISVVLFTTIATNYKAYRMGLNENEMIKWK; from the coding sequence ATGCAGGAAATGCCAAGCAAAACAGAAAAAACCAAAACAATCTGCTGTTATCACTGCGGGGAAAGCTGTGATGATGAGCTCCTTAAGCGTGACGAGAGAAGTTTTTGTTGCACAGGTTGTCTTACTGTTTATGAGGTATTGAATGAGAATAATTTATGTGATTATTACGATATTGAAGCTGCACCAGGGACAAATCAGAAAAAACAAATTGTAAGAGAAAATCAGTTTGATTATTTGGATGATGTGGATGTGTTTAATAGGTTAATAGACTTTAAGGATGAAGAACAGGTTCATGTTACTTTTTACCTTCCTATGATACATTGTGCGTCCTGTATATGGCTTTTGGAAAACCTTTACAAGCTTAACCCTGCTATTACTTATGCTCGGGTGGATTTTATTAAAAAGAAGGTCCAAATTAAATACCAGAGAAAAGAAACAAATTTGAAGTCAGTGGTAAGCTTGCTATCCAATATTGGCTATGAACCGAGTATTAATCTATCAGATATTGAAGAAAAGATAAGCAAAAAGTACAACAAGAAACTTATCTACCAATTAGCGGTGGCAGGATTTTGCTTTGGCAATATGATGTTTTTCAGTCTCCCGGAATATTTTTCGGAGGCGGAGCTTCTTGGAACTGGTTTTAAAAACCTGTTTAATTACTTGAATATTCTTTTGGCTTTGCCTGTAGTTTTTTATTCTGCCACAGACTATTTCCGTTCTGCATGGATTGCTATAAAGAATCGCTCAGTAAATATGGATGTGCCCATAGCCTTGGGGATTATAAGTTTGTTTACTTATAGCTTGTTTGAAATCTTTATTTCTGGGCAAGAGGGGTATTTAGATACTTTAGGCGGCTTGCTATTTTTTCTTTTAATAGGTAAATATTACCAGCAGAAAACTTTTGATACGCTCTCTTTTGATAGAGATTATAAGTCCTATTTTCCAATAGCCATTACCAAAATGGTAAAGGACCTAGAGGAAGTTATACCGCTAATAAAACTTAATGTTGGTGATATTATTAAAGTACGGAATGAGGAGTTGGTGCCAGCAGACAGCTTGCTTTTAGTTCCGGAAGCATCTATCGATTATAGTTTTGTGACGGGGGAGGAAATTCCTGTCCCTGTAAAAAAAGGAGACCTGGTATACGCTGGGGGTAGACAAAAAGGGGCTGCCATTACCTTAGCGGTACAGAAATCGCCCTCCCAAGGTTATCTAACTGATCTCTGGAATCATGAAACCTTTTCTAAGAGTGAACAAGAAGACTCATTGGCTTCCTTGTCCAATCGAATAAGTGGAAAATTTACATTCACTGTTCTTTTTATAGCATTTGGAGCATTGATATATTGGAGTTTTAATGACTTTTCAATGGGAATCAAGGCCTTTACCTCGGTATTGATCATTACCTGTCCTTGTGCTTTGGCAATGTCTACTCCTTTTACTTTGGGGAATGTGATGAGGATCTTTGGGAAGGGAGGCTTTTATTTGAAAAATACGCAGGTAATTGAAAAATTGGCTAAAATTGATACACTTGTTTTTGACAAGACAGGTACACTCACAGCTCCTTCTAAGGCCACTGTTTCTTACCATGGTGAAAGTCTAACAGATGAATCGAAGGGTATGATTAAGGCTTTGGTAAATTTCTCTAATCATCCACTGAGTAAGAGAATCAATCAATGGCTAGACAAAGTCAAACCTGTGGTATTGGAAAATGTAGAGGAGATTTCCGGGAAGGGACTAACCGCTAAATACAAATCCAAGACCATAAGCATGGGTTCGGCGCTTTTCTTAGGCTTAGGAGACGAAAGCAAAGTAGTTAATAAAGGTAACGAGGTACATTTGGTAATTGATGGAATGCATTGGGGTGTTTTCAGTATTGCAAGTGGGGTACGTGAAGGCATAGAAAAGATGATTCCGGATTTGACAGAAACTTATGATGTAGAATTGCTATCCGGAGACAATAACCAGGAGGAGAAATATTTAAAGGAAGTATTGGGTAGCAAGGTAGCCATGTATTTTCAGCAGTCGCCGAAAAGCAAATTGTCCCATATAAGAGCCATACAAGAGCAAGGAAAACATGTTTTAATGGTAGGAGATGGGCTTAATGATGCAGGTGCTCTCAAGGCAGGTGAAGTGGGGATTGCTGTAACAGACAATATATCCCATTTTAGCCCGGCTAGTGATGCGGTGTTGGATGGAGAAAAACTTAACTTACTTCCACAGTATTTGAATTTTGCAAAAACAGGTAGGAGAATAATAAAGGCCAGTTTTGGTTTAAGTTTCACCTACAATGCCGTAGGGATCTTTTTTGCTGTTCAAGGATTAGTAAGCCCGGTCTTGTGTGCAGTTTTAATGCCTGCAAGTAGTATTTCAGTGGTTTTGTTTACAACGATTGCCACCAATTACAAAGCATATAGAATGGGATTAAATGAAAATGAGATGATAAAATGGAAGTAA
- a CDS encoding SusC/RagA family TonB-linked outer membrane protein, whose product MRKRKHFKFRRIPLYCVLLLVSQLVFLNPAKATNELPFTSVKAMADVIIKGKVTDESGEPIPGVTVSIPGTSNGTATDLDGKYSLSVPEGSTLIFSFIGYNSKSVAVGDQSIINVQLSENVSSLDEVVVVGYGTQKKVNVIGSVTTVSADEISSAPVGAVSNALAGRLPGGIFMQSSGEPGKDQASIRIRGNATLGNNSPLVVIDGIIGRDLNSLHPNDIESITVLKDASAGIYGARAANGVILVTTKRGQKDTPTRITYGFYKGWLSPTKLPEMADAATYATMIRENQSYRGVDESNMLFSLEDVEKYRSGDYPWTHPNTDWNEVALRDFSSTNHHNLSVTGGGEKVSYFTSFGTQADDGIYTNSNTSYKRYNLRANVDFKINEYLDLGVDISGIQENRMYSGMSTSSMFQTIRRMYPTNHAVYPNGLPGPDIEFGYQPMVMASDETGFDDDKRFRSNNIFSAKLRIPWVEGLSASSYFAYDLYFQKRKLFQKPFTLYSMNEEAYLAAGNTGVEDGSDYIIGSQKGPPEPRLTDYSNYSNTSTFNFKVDYTKTLNDVHNIDAFMAYEQNEGFQENFNAYRRYFVSDQLPYLFAGGDAEKDNSGSVSFGARQNYFGRISYNFKEIYLFQFSFRRDGSVNFSKEAGRWGNFPSVLAGWRPSEYDWWKNNLGLIDQFKLKATWGQMGNDLVSPFQYLASYGFVQGLALGENKTYLPGLRQQGIPNPNITWEKASIFNLGWESLLFDTKVGFDADFFYERRSDILVQRDVSIPRFVGLSLPDENFGIVDNYGVEVIMSYDDQKGDIGYGVSGNFAFARNRIVESDEPERPVPWQVRTGHPQGALLLYNSIGIFRDEEQVNSMPHVAGARPGDIIIEDYDKDGEITTNDRQLFPLTTTPEITFGLNLNFSYKNWELTALVQGHGNALRGIYDDLRSGTAGNYFQYDAEDRWTPENIDATKPRAYQWLEEYWRSNYNTDYNYANVSYARLKNLQINYRVPRNVLDLIGLESAKVYASGQNLWLIYSGNDIMDPEVSGMGAYPIMRVVSVGAQISF is encoded by the coding sequence ATGAGAAAAAGAAAACATTTTAAATTTCGCAGGATACCCCTGTATTGTGTACTCCTTTTGGTGTCACAATTGGTATTCTTGAATCCGGCAAAGGCCACAAATGAGCTTCCTTTCACCTCGGTAAAGGCCATGGCAGATGTAATCATTAAAGGTAAAGTTACTGACGAAAGTGGAGAACCTATTCCAGGTGTAACTGTTTCAATACCGGGAACTAGTAATGGTACTGCTACAGACCTTGATGGAAAATACTCTCTTTCAGTACCTGAAGGATCAACTTTGATTTTTTCCTTTATAGGCTACAATTCCAAATCAGTTGCAGTAGGTGATCAAAGTATCATCAATGTTCAGTTATCTGAAAACGTCTCTTCATTAGATGAAGTGGTCGTGGTCGGGTACGGTACTCAGAAAAAAGTGAACGTTATCGGGTCCGTTACCACAGTTAGTGCAGATGAGATATCTTCGGCTCCCGTAGGTGCTGTTTCCAATGCCCTTGCAGGCCGTCTTCCAGGTGGTATCTTTATGCAAAGTAGTGGAGAACCTGGTAAAGATCAGGCCAGTATTCGAATTAGAGGGAATGCTACATTGGGAAATAATTCACCTTTGGTGGTTATTGATGGAATTATAGGCAGAGACCTAAACTCCCTTCATCCCAATGACATTGAGAGCATCACCGTACTTAAAGATGCTTCCGCAGGAATTTATGGTGCAAGAGCTGCCAATGGCGTTATCCTTGTAACCACGAAAAGAGGACAGAAAGACACCCCAACAAGAATCACTTATGGTTTTTATAAAGGTTGGCTATCTCCTACCAAATTACCGGAAATGGCAGATGCAGCAACTTATGCTACCATGATCCGAGAAAACCAGTCTTATCGTGGAGTGGATGAATCAAACATGCTTTTTTCTCTAGAAGATGTGGAGAAGTACAGGTCAGGGGACTATCCCTGGACTCATCCCAACACAGATTGGAATGAAGTAGCTTTAAGAGACTTCAGTAGCACAAATCACCACAACTTATCCGTAACTGGTGGTGGTGAAAAAGTAAGCTATTTCACCTCCTTTGGTACTCAAGCGGATGATGGTATTTACACCAATTCCAACACCTCCTACAAAAGGTACAACTTAAGAGCCAATGTAGATTTCAAAATCAATGAATATTTAGATTTGGGTGTAGACATATCGGGAATTCAGGAAAACAGAATGTACTCTGGAATGTCAACATCAAGTATGTTTCAGACTATTCGAAGAATGTACCCAACCAATCACGCTGTTTACCCAAATGGATTACCAGGACCGGATATCGAGTTTGGTTACCAACCTATGGTGATGGCTTCAGATGAGACTGGTTTTGATGATGACAAACGATTCAGGAGTAATAATATCTTCTCTGCAAAACTTAGAATCCCATGGGTCGAAGGATTGTCAGCCTCCAGTTATTTCGCTTATGACCTATATTTCCAAAAAAGGAAATTATTCCAAAAGCCCTTCACCTTATACAGTATGAATGAAGAAGCCTATTTGGCTGCTGGGAATACTGGAGTTGAAGATGGATCAGATTATATCATTGGAAGCCAAAAAGGTCCACCAGAACCTAGACTAACGGATTATTCCAATTATTCTAACACCAGTACTTTCAATTTTAAAGTTGATTATACCAAAACACTTAATGATGTTCATAATATTGATGCCTTTATGGCTTATGAGCAAAATGAAGGGTTTCAGGAAAACTTCAATGCTTACAGAAGGTACTTTGTATCTGACCAACTTCCCTACTTATTTGCAGGTGGTGATGCAGAAAAAGACAATTCAGGATCAGTAAGTTTTGGAGCCAGACAAAATTACTTTGGTAGAATCAGTTATAATTTCAAAGAAATTTACTTGTTCCAGTTTAGTTTTAGAAGAGATGGATCAGTCAATTTCTCAAAAGAAGCAGGCCGCTGGGGTAATTTCCCTTCTGTACTTGCAGGATGGCGTCCTTCTGAATATGACTGGTGGAAAAACAACTTGGGTTTAATCGATCAATTTAAATTAAAAGCCACTTGGGGCCAAATGGGGAATGATTTGGTTTCTCCTTTCCAGTATTTGGCTAGCTACGGATTTGTACAAGGATTGGCTTTGGGTGAAAACAAAACTTACCTACCTGGTCTGAGACAACAAGGAATACCTAACCCTAACATCACTTGGGAAAAGGCTAGTATCTTCAATTTAGGTTGGGAGTCTCTTTTATTTGACACCAAAGTAGGCTTTGATGCAGACTTCTTTTACGAAAGAAGAAGTGATATTCTAGTACAAAGAGACGTGTCCATACCTCGTTTCGTTGGTCTTTCTTTACCTGACGAAAACTTTGGTATTGTGGACAACTATGGTGTTGAGGTAATCATGAGCTATGATGATCAAAAAGGAGATATCGGTTACGGTGTTTCTGGTAATTTTGCTTTTGCAAGAAACAGAATCGTTGAGTCTGATGAACCAGAACGTCCTGTTCCATGGCAAGTAAGAACGGGTCACCCACAAGGTGCTCTACTTCTGTACAATTCAATCGGCATCTTTAGAGATGAGGAACAAGTGAATTCAATGCCACACGTTGCTGGCGCTAGACCAGGTGACATCATCATTGAAGATTATGATAAAGATGGAGAAATCACCACAAATGACCGTCAGTTGTTTCCTTTAACGACAACACCTGAAATCACCTTTGGTCTGAACCTTAATTTTTCTTATAAAAATTGGGAATTGACTGCTCTTGTTCAAGGACATGGTAATGCGCTTAGAGGGATTTACGATGATCTACGTTCCGGAACTGCTGGAAATTACTTCCAATATGACGCTGAGGACAGATGGACCCCAGAGAATATTGACGCTACAAAACCACGTGCTTACCAATGGTTAGAAGAATATTGGAGAAGCAATTATAATACAGATTATAATTATGCCAATGTATCTTATGCTAGGTTAAAGAATTTACAGATTAATTATAGAGTACCTCGTAATGTGCTTGATTTAATTGGTCTTGAGTCTGCCAAAGTTTATGCATCGGGCCAAAATCTTTGGTTGATTTATTCGGGAAACGATATCATGGATCCTGAAGTAAGTGGAATGGGAGCTTACCCAATCATGCGGGTTGTTTCTGTTGGTGCTCAAATCTCCTTTTAA
- a CDS encoding RagB/SusD family nutrient uptake outer membrane protein, whose protein sequence is MKRNISKLTILVALLLGSFSCNDELLDRSPLDSYSDPVVWSDINLVRYYLNDLYNSVEYGWNQRSHGYQTGLFVGETTMTKGAELTDYGRGTISAGNPGTDRGHLTWQHYSNIHKLNLFLSQIDALPEAYPQSERANIQAEVDVLKGEATFLRAVFYSDICRSYGGVPLLDTPAKLGEDFSGYLRSTFEETIDFIVKDLDIAADLLLLKSDMEMGRATKETAMALKSRILLFAASDLTADGTAVNEYVGYANPNRQELWAAARDAAKDLIDLGTVSLEDFGATDQETAAYNYFAFFKARDLSSPEVIWGKMHRADDGPRINTNLRNGLNGLSCHGNNAPYGNFVDSYQMADGTDFFDHFNFNANDEYINVSTKFTNENPYKHREPRFYGSILYDSAVFQPRFEDLAQIDPLGIYERRTRTVIENGIVVSERFGLDTRQGPISPSNGNYTGYVMKKFMDDEIIGRDMANENIFVWIRYAEILLNYAEASLELGDTETATTYINMIRNRVALPNFTGDIMEALRYERKIEFFSENVGWYDTRRWKLLEENFAPDLYGVDIKEVTEDGVTTTTWKKISAAPKRNFSEKLYWVPIEQDELNRAPQLVQNPGY, encoded by the coding sequence ATGAAAAGAAATATAAGTAAACTGACAATATTAGTTGCTTTGTTGCTTGGAAGCTTCTCTTGCAACGATGAATTACTGGACAGGTCGCCCCTTGATAGCTATTCTGACCCTGTCGTTTGGTCTGATATAAACCTGGTAAGGTACTACCTAAACGACCTATATAACAGTGTAGAATATGGATGGAACCAGCGTAGTCATGGTTACCAAACAGGTCTTTTTGTGGGAGAAACCACAATGACAAAAGGTGCTGAACTGACGGATTATGGAAGAGGAACCATCAGTGCCGGAAATCCAGGCACAGACAGAGGTCATTTAACCTGGCAACATTATTCCAATATCCACAAGCTAAATTTGTTTCTATCCCAAATTGATGCCCTACCAGAAGCTTACCCTCAATCAGAAAGGGCTAATATTCAAGCTGAGGTGGACGTCTTAAAAGGCGAAGCCACTTTCCTTAGGGCTGTATTTTACAGTGATATTTGCAGGTCTTATGGTGGTGTTCCTTTATTGGACACTCCTGCTAAATTGGGTGAAGACTTTTCCGGATACTTGCGTAGCACTTTTGAAGAAACCATTGATTTTATAGTAAAGGATCTGGATATTGCTGCCGATTTATTGTTGCTCAAAAGCGACATGGAAATGGGTAGGGCTACCAAAGAAACCGCAATGGCGCTTAAATCCAGAATCTTGTTATTTGCAGCCAGCGATTTAACAGCAGACGGAACTGCCGTAAATGAATATGTAGGTTATGCAAACCCTAACAGGCAAGAACTCTGGGCCGCTGCCCGAGATGCTGCAAAAGATTTGATAGACCTGGGAACTGTGTCTTTAGAAGATTTTGGTGCCACCGATCAAGAAACTGCTGCTTATAATTATTTTGCTTTCTTCAAAGCCAGAGATTTGTCAAGTCCTGAAGTTATTTGGGGAAAAATGCACAGAGCTGATGATGGCCCTAGGATTAACACCAATTTAAGAAATGGCTTAAATGGTTTATCTTGTCATGGAAACAATGCTCCTTATGGCAACTTTGTAGACAGCTACCAAATGGCTGATGGCACAGATTTCTTTGACCATTTTAATTTTAATGCCAATGATGAATACATCAATGTGTCAACAAAGTTTACAAACGAAAACCCTTACAAGCATAGAGAGCCTAGGTTCTATGGCAGTATCTTATATGACAGTGCTGTTTTCCAGCCAAGATTCGAGGATTTAGCACAAATCGATCCACTTGGAATCTACGAAAGAAGAACAAGAACAGTGATAGAAAACGGAATTGTCGTAAGCGAGCGATTCGGTTTGGATACCAGACAAGGCCCAATTTCCCCTTCCAATGGGAATTACACAGGTTACGTGATGAAAAAATTCATGGACGATGAAATTATTGGCAGGGACATGGCCAATGAAAACATCTTTGTATGGATTCGTTATGCTGAAATTCTGTTGAATTACGCGGAAGCATCTCTGGAATTGGGAGATACCGAAACGGCCACTACTTATATCAACATGATTAGAAATCGGGTTGCTTTACCGAATTTTACGGGGGATATTATGGAAGCCCTAAGGTATGAACGTAAGATAGAGTTCTTCTCTGAAAATGTAGGTTGGTACGATACCAGAAGGTGGAAATTATTGGAGGAGAATTTTGCTCCTGACCTGTATGGTGTAGATATTAAAGAAGTTACAGAAGATGGTGTTACAACTACCACCTGGAAAAAAATATCTGCCGCACCTAAAAGAAACTTTTCAGAAAAATTATACTGGGTACCAATTGAGCAAGACGAGTTAAACAGAGCTCCTCAACTGGTTCAGAACCCAGGTTACTAA